The following are encoded in a window of Candidatus Paracaedimonas acanthamoebae genomic DNA:
- a CDS encoding class II aldolase/adducin family protein, whose amino-acid sequence MMSLLRKDLAYAYRIHAYLGLDDHTYTHLSVRAEDGHSYYIYPFGLCFEEVTPECLLQVSLEGEILEGSEYQYNETGYVIHGAIYRRRPDINAIFHIHTPEIVAVSALKKGLQPLSQWALHFYDQIAYHTYNSLTLDQGQGADLVDDLQDKFVMLMRNHGSLTCGKTLHEAMFYTHHLQQACKAQCLALAMNQELMIPDESICAKTVKELLSFEKDLGARDWQAWVRRLK is encoded by the coding sequence ATGATGAGCCTTTTACGAAAAGACTTGGCCTATGCCTATCGTATCCATGCTTATTTAGGCTTGGATGACCACACCTATACGCATTTATCCGTTCGTGCAGAAGACGGTCATTCCTATTACATCTATCCGTTTGGGCTTTGTTTTGAAGAGGTAACGCCTGAGTGCTTACTGCAAGTCTCTCTTGAGGGCGAGATTTTAGAAGGTTCTGAGTACCAATATAATGAGACAGGCTATGTGATTCATGGGGCTATTTATCGACGCCGGCCTGATATCAATGCAATTTTCCATATTCATACACCTGAGATTGTGGCGGTTTCAGCCCTCAAAAAAGGGTTGCAACCCTTGAGTCAATGGGCCCTTCATTTTTATGATCAAATCGCTTATCACACTTATAATTCTCTCACGCTTGATCAGGGACAAGGAGCAGATCTTGTTGATGATTTACAAGATAAATTTGTTATGCTGATGAGGAATCATGGCTCTTTAACGTGTGGCAAGACTCTTCACGAGGCCATGTTTTATACGCATCATCTTCAACAGGCTTGTAAGGCGCAGTGTTTAGCGTTGGCCATGAATCAAGAGCTTATGATTCCTGATGAATCGATCTGTGCAAAAACGGTGAAAGAGTTACTTTCGTTTGAAAAAGATTTGGGTGCGCGCGATTGGCAAGCTTGGGTGCGTCGACTTAAGTAA
- a CDS encoding PAS domain S-box protein, with amino-acid sequence MKNHLKDLVIQKENEDLLKVFIKTMPTAVAMLDDKLQYIITSDRWFEETNLPESDIIGKLHYEVVPDLPERWKEVHQRCLKGEHIKCDEDVFIRSNGSVEYLRWENLPWYKSPGHIGGLIMFVEHITERKIVEKKMEKMLTQLKKSNNELKQFAHMCAHDLTEPLRTITNYIHLVEEKLQNKDLADINDYLNIIHDGATYMRALVQGILNYSQMGLHKPDKSFFNFEKIIKNTQITLAKKIKEKNAVIQWSDLPKVYADVTLLTQVMHNLISNALKFNGSETPIITITAEEKKDAWLINITDNGIGIDKKYHANIFNIFVRLHRKSQYPGSGIGLASCKKIIEDHGGEIGVQSSLNKGSTFWFTLPKK; translated from the coding sequence TTGAAAAACCACCTAAAAGATCTTGTAATTCAAAAAGAAAATGAAGATCTTCTCAAAGTCTTTATTAAAACAATGCCAACAGCTGTTGCTATGCTTGATGACAAATTACAATATATCATTACAAGTGATCGCTGGTTTGAGGAAACGAATTTACCCGAGAGCGACATCATCGGAAAATTGCACTATGAAGTGGTTCCCGACCTTCCTGAACGATGGAAAGAAGTCCACCAGCGATGTTTAAAAGGAGAGCATATAAAATGTGATGAAGACGTTTTTATACGCTCAAATGGTAGTGTTGAGTATCTCAGATGGGAAAACTTACCATGGTATAAATCTCCTGGCCACATTGGAGGCCTTATTATGTTTGTTGAGCATATTACAGAACGTAAGATTGTTGAGAAGAAAATGGAAAAAATGCTAACCCAGCTAAAAAAATCCAATAATGAATTAAAACAATTTGCGCACATGTGCGCCCATGATTTGACGGAACCTCTTCGAACCATTACAAATTACATTCATTTAGTTGAAGAAAAACTGCAAAATAAAGACCTTGCAGATATTAACGATTATCTTAATATCATTCATGATGGCGCCACTTACATGCGGGCTCTTGTTCAAGGAATCTTAAATTATTCCCAAATGGGGCTTCATAAACCGGATAAATCCTTCTTTAATTTTGAAAAAATAATCAAAAATACCCAGATTACCCTTGCTAAGAAAATTAAAGAAAAAAATGCTGTTATTCAGTGGAGTGATTTACCAAAAGTTTATGCCGATGTCACTCTCCTCACTCAAGTCATGCATAACCTTATCAGTAATGCTTTAAAATTCAACGGCAGTGAAACGCCGATAATCACAATCACGGCAGAAGAGAAAAAAGACGCTTGGCTTATCAACATTACTGATAATGGAATAGGTATTGATAAAAAATACCATGCTAATATCTTTAATATCTTTGTCCGACTTCATCGAAAATCCCAATATCCGGGTTCTGGGATTGGTTTAGCTTCATGTAAAAAAATCATAGAAGATCATGGGGGCGAAATAGGCGTGCAATCTAGCCTCAATAAAGGCTCTACCTTTTGGTTCACCTTGCCAAAAAAATAA
- a CDS encoding BON domain-containing protein, protein MKNKTIFSTIILTTVLTGTLLTGCAVFHDRETPGEYIDDSGKTANIKSLLIAEPSLNATEIHVDTFKDTVQLSGFVKTREQANTAERIARQTKGIKKIINNIKVQR, encoded by the coding sequence ATGAAAAATAAAACGATATTTTCAACTATTATTTTGACAACGGTATTAACTGGAACCCTCTTAACGGGCTGTGCGGTTTTTCACGATCGGGAAACGCCAGGAGAATATATTGATGACTCTGGGAAAACGGCAAACATCAAGTCATTACTGATCGCGGAACCATCCCTGAATGCCACAGAAATCCATGTTGATACATTCAAGGATACTGTTCAATTAAGTGGTTTTGTCAAAACACGGGAACAAGCAAACACAGCAGAAAGAATTGCTCGCCAAACCAAAGGTATTAAGAAAATTATAAATAATATCAAAGTACAACGCTAA
- a CDS encoding host attachment protein, translated as MVTSNVLVLITDSKVAKFYSSKGKKVQHLLKGIKAEKWWKVLLQKGRDNFFRKRGVSSHFLDPHHEAKENERRSFSLEISRVLENILKLYPTECIIVFSEPKMLGELRKNLDPKFKDFIHKEVSKDLTHCTLQEISNHLKNI; from the coding sequence ATGGTTACATCGAACGTACTAGTATTAATTACAGATAGTAAAGTAGCTAAATTTTATTCTTCTAAAGGGAAGAAAGTCCAACATCTGTTGAAGGGCATAAAAGCAGAAAAATGGTGGAAAGTTTTACTCCAAAAAGGGCGCGATAATTTTTTTCGTAAAAGGGGAGTTTCAAGTCATTTTCTAGATCCTCATCATGAGGCAAAAGAAAATGAAAGAAGAAGCTTTTCGTTAGAAATTAGTCGGGTCCTTGAAAATATCCTTAAATTGTATCCTACGGAATGTATTATTGTATTTTCTGAACCCAAAATGCTTGGTGAACTTAGGAAAAATCTAGATCCTAAGTTCAAAGATTTTATTCATAAAGAGGTTAGTAAAGATCTTACACATTGTACGCTTCAAGAAATTTCAAATCATTTGAAAAATATCTGA
- a CDS encoding response regulator, with product MRKSTHNTETEINPVDIFVGQKLRDFREKVGWTLSDLAEKVGVSHQQIHKYEQGLTKISASMLYKLTTIFKTTSNCFFEGFNPELLQEKEIKTDDLISLETKGHINLLLIEDNPADEFLVRKVLESAKYQFDIYCLHEGDEVLDFLRHKISLTSFSRPDIILLDLNLPKVNGLSILRALKQDRDLQGIPVLVLTSSLSKMDMVNAYKNYASGYIIKSFEFEIFKKNLLMALDYWVETVVFPEQV from the coding sequence ATGAGAAAATCAACCCATAATACCGAAACAGAAATAAACCCAGTTGACATTTTTGTAGGACAAAAATTAAGAGATTTTAGAGAAAAAGTAGGTTGGACCCTTTCAGATTTAGCAGAAAAAGTTGGTGTTTCGCATCAACAAATTCATAAATATGAGCAGGGGCTTACTAAAATTTCTGCAAGTATGCTTTACAAGCTTACGACGATCTTTAAAACTACTTCTAACTGTTTTTTTGAAGGATTTAACCCGGAACTTCTTCAGGAAAAAGAAATAAAAACAGATGATCTTATTTCTCTTGAAACAAAAGGACATATTAATTTACTTCTTATTGAAGATAATCCAGCCGACGAATTTCTAGTCCGGAAAGTTCTTGAATCTGCAAAATATCAATTTGATATTTACTGCTTACATGAGGGAGATGAAGTCCTTGATTTTTTACGCCATAAGATTTCTCTGACCTCTTTTTCACGCCCAGACATCATTCTTCTTGACCTTAACCTTCCTAAAGTCAATGGTCTTTCTATCCTCAGAGCGTTAAAGCAAGATCGTGATTTGCAAGGAATTCCCGTCCTTGTCCTAACCAGTAGCTTAAGCAAGATGGATATGGTCAATGCCTATAAAAATTATGCAAGTGGCTACATTATTAAGTCTTTTGAATTTGAAATTTTCAAAAAGAATCTATTAATGGCTCTTGATTATTGGGTAGAAACTGTCGTTTTTCCAGAGCAAGTTTAA